The segment GGGGTTCTCACCGTATAAAGGTCAATCAATTTTCGCTATCTTTTCGTCCTGATAAAATACGGATTCCTGCACCATTTCTCTGATCCATCATCAGCCAGCAGGAAACCTTTCCATATATCCTCCGGAAGAAACACATCCATTCGGTTCATGCTGTGTTGCCTGACGGCAACAATCGGATATGAAAGGCGACCCGTTTTTCTCACCCTTCAATCCATCCGCCGATATGCCGATCGCTCAAGATTAAACCGGCGCAAATCCTACTTGAAACGCTCGACAAGAAAGTCGAAGAGAACGCGCAACCGGTACGGCATGTACTCCCTGTCCGGGTAGACAAGGTAGGTAATTGTAGGAGGAATTTCGTAGTCCTCCAGCACAACTTCCAGCCGTCCGGCATCGATCGCATTGCGCACATACATATCAGCTAGGCGGACGACCCCAAGGCCGCGCAATGCTGCGTTTACTAAGGCCGGCCCGGAATTGCTGGACCAACGCCCCTTGACCTTGACCTCATACTCACCGGCTTCATTCTGAAACATCCAGGGAAGCCCTTTGCCTTGAAAGCAATTATGCGCACGCAAGTCTTCGGGTGTCTCGGGCTTACCGTACCGATCAAAGTATTTTGAAGATGAACATACAACCATGCGCATGGAGGTCAGTTTCCGGGAAATCAGATCAAGGTCGCCGGGGGAGCGATGGCGGACCGCAAGGTCGTAGCCTTCCGCGCTCAAATCGACCAATCGGTTGGAAATGTTGAGGTCTATTTTAATCTGGGGATATTCCAACGCGAAATCGGCAAGCGCCACGGCAACCTCCTCCTCCCCGAAGATGCCCCCGGCGGAGACCTTGACCTCTCCGACCACGAGTTTCTGTTGGTTGGCCATTTCAATTTCCAAATCATCGAATTGGCCAATGATATCAACAGCTTTTTCGTAATATTGACCCCCGATTTCGGTCAAGTTAACGCGGCGGGTCGTGCGGTGAAGCAATCGAATCCCTAGATGAGCCTCCAGCGAGGCCACCCTTCGGCTCACATAAGAGGTAGACACGCCCAAGGCATCCGCGGCGGCGGAGAACCCCCCATGGTCAACAACGGCAATGAATTCAATCAAGCCTATCAGGCTTTTCACTACCCCTCCTCGGCAATAATGCCATAAAATACTGTCACAATTACGTTCTTGATGACACGAGCCGTTCCTGGAAAATGCGATGAAGCAGGACAACTCCTAGTTCGTTGGTGGTCATAATCATAGCAGGAGTTGATACGTCTGCAGTGGGTCACGAACG is part of the Rhodospirillaceae bacterium genome and harbors:
- a CDS encoding LysR family transcriptional regulator; protein product: MSCFIAFSRNGSCHQERNCDSILWHYCRGGVVKSLIGLIEFIAVVDHGGFSAAADALGVSTSYVSRRVASLEAHLGIRLLHRTTRRVNLTEIGGQYYEKAVDIIGQFDDLEIEMANQQKLVVGEVKVSAGGIFGEEEVAVALADFALEYPQIKIDLNISNRLVDLSAEGYDLAVRHRSPGDLDLISRKLTSMRMVVCSSSKYFDRYGKPETPEDLRAHNCFQGKGLPWMFQNEAGEYEVKVKGRWSSNSGPALVNAALRGLGVVRLADMYVRNAIDAGRLEVVLEDYEIPPTITYLVYPDREYMPYRLRVLFDFLVERFK